One genomic segment of Primulina tabacum isolate GXHZ01 chromosome 9, ASM2559414v2, whole genome shotgun sequence includes these proteins:
- the LOC142554980 gene encoding transcription repressor OFP11-like — protein sequence MSNVLWKSFNLCFSKFKCLPITTFTSPLSIQEHSEQDHNNSTPPPTINHPSAVTITTFDTEISNTTSAATSAATSSFDDYVMHDDSIPDFSSAFASHRFFFSTPGSSNSIFEQPRRLTDSGGVVNGVAVQKFTMDPYADFRKSMQEMIDAHEWTDVKCSGEFLHELLLCYLTLNPKHTHKFIIDAFADIVMSLMQPPVSCRKTRHYRRRHRATPSAPV from the coding sequence ATGTCCAACGTCCTATGGAAGAGCTTCAACCTCTGCTTCTCCAAATTCAAGTGTCTCCCCATTACTACTTTTACCTCACCACTCTCCATTCAAGAACACAGCGAACAAGATCACAACAATTCTACGCCGCCCCCCACCATCAACCATCCATCAGCTGTAACGATCACTACTTTTGACACTGAAATTTCCAACACCACCTCAGCTGCCACCTCCGCCGCCACCTCCTCCTTCGAtgattatgttatgcatgacgACTCAATCCCTGACTTCAGCTCCGCCTTTGCCTCCCACCGCTTCTTCTTCTCCACCCCTGGAAGTTCCAACTCCATCTTCGAGCAGCCGCGGCGGTTGACGGATTCCGGTGGGGTGGTGAATGGCGTGGCTGTTCAGAAGTTCACGATGGACCCATATGCTGACTTCAGGAAATCAATGCAGGAGATGATCGATGCTCACGAGTGGACGGATGTGAAGTGTAGTGGGGAATTCTTGCATGAGCTTCTCTTGTGTTACTTAACACTAAACCCTAAACATACACACAAATTCATTATTGATGCTTTTGCGGACATCGTCATGTCCCTCATGCAGCCGCCTGTGAGCTGCCGGAAAACCCGCCACTACCGACGTCGACATCGTGCCACACCATCGGCACcggtttaa